The DNA region gtaagttGCACATTAAATTCAGTAACAAACGACGTCGATAAGTACcaaaattctgtgttgtaacatTTCCGTATCCTCTATTTACGAGGTCCCAGTGCAATTGTCTTAAGTTCGTTTTCGTCATTACTTTTTATTTGAGGCTGATTGATGCCAACAATTTAGATAAAAATGAAGAACGCTGGTTTTGAAAGGtattaaaatgcatatacagtatatataaatggcATACATATTGGTAATTCATATTCAATTAATGGTGGcaaagttttcaaatttttcattgcTTTTTGCCAATTGCTTTTGTCTTGCTGATTCCGTTTTCACTTTTGTCCGAACTAGAAAGCGATCCTTTGCAGGCACTTTTGATGATGCCTATACCCCAATGAACGTTCAATATATCTAACGGCAAATAGGTGAGTGTTATCATGTGGAGTCGATTTCCTAGAACGGCAAAATCTTCCGACCTAATGCACGTATAGGCGGTGTACCAATGAAATGGTATAGCAACGACCCTGGTTAACATGAAAGTGACGATCGCCATATGACGGTGCAGGACGTATACTGTACTGGATTTGTCAACGTTCGCTTTATCTAGCATCCACCTGaaataaatacacatgtatgtatccaTGATGAAATGCAATACAccatgaaaaacaaaataacaaaagaaatcCACTCAAAATGTGCATTGGTTAAGTTTGCAAAAttttaatctattgaaaatacACTTCCTTTGTCAGTTCTTACAGGTTCTATTTAGAATATTTGGAGAAGTCAGCACATACAATATAAAGCGTTCAAAGTAAAACGAGATTTAACGAGAAACCATCTTTCGTAAgaaatgaacattatttttatcCATTTCAAAAGCTGTAAAAGCAAGAGGATAGGTGCTAATATGgtctaataaataaaatatgttatgaaTAATAAAATTACCATATGTTTAGGAATAGTGTGGAGAACACTGCCATTAGTCGAAGATTGGCAAAATAGGACATTAAGCCGTAAGTCTGAAAAACAAAATGCCTGTTTTAAATGAGCTTCAAAGCGAAGTTGAAAACGAGGTCACATAAGTTAAGACAGGGTCGATATTTTTGAAAGATTAACATAatttaataatgatattatttgAGAATTCAATCAGATTTTTACTTATAAGCAACACAGCATTGAAAAGAAATTTAACAATTCACTACATGGTTTCATGGTCAGTCCAAACATTTTGATTACACACCACCCCATTAGGATACTTCCAGCCGAATTTGGTTAAATTCCGAACATTGGTTTTCAAggaatttttttgtaaattgatgacggacgacggacgacggacaacggacgacgaacggtatggcataagctcaccttcaTTTGGTTTGCAAATGGATAAATGATGTTACTTCTAAGAAAACagataaataatttcatttattcaaaTTGCCAAAACATCTAagtaaaatacatgttttattttatttagcAATAGCCAACAATAAATTCGTGCACAATGATTATATGATTTAGACAAAGGCGTGCTTCAGTGGGATTGCATACCTGCAGGTGTACAAATATACAGTTTTGTATACTTGTATTAATCAAACGGATAAGATCACAGGACATGATCACAGGACTTTTACAAACACAGGTGAAAACATACAAGcagcatttttttcttttttttataatcatgCATATGACATATTGATAGAGATGATGTCAAACATTTAGATAATATACTAGTTCTATGAATAACTTAATTTAATTTCCATCCCGTATCAAACTAAGAACTTTACTGTAAACTCTAACGTATTTTCGCGATGATTAATTTCGCGTCTTTGTGCCCATCAACATTTTCATGCCCATCAACATTTTCATGCTAATCAACATTTTCGTGCCCATCAACATTTTTATGCCCATCAACATTTTGGTGCTCATCAACATTTTCGCGATCGACACAAAACTTACTGTATTGTACTCGTTGTGGAAATTCTTTTGCTGTTAGTAATTTTCGCGAGTTGTGATTCCCCGCGAAAAATGCGACATTCAAACACACGTGGAAATAAGTAAATTCACAGTGATTACAAATGAATAAGTACTGGCTGCAAATGATGTCGGACAAAGCCATGAAATACCAGTTGAGTGGTTTGCCTAAACTgattaaatatttgaaactGATCATTCTGGTTTATCAGGACCCAATTTTACGAACACAACTTCGGGGAATTCTAATGgaaacattatatataagaaGGAAATATCTACGTTATGGGGGCTTCTTTAAAATTTGTAATATAATACTTTTCTATGAATTTATTATGTACTTACAAAAACGTAATAGCCCGCAACAATGGAGGCTATGTGATGTATATAATACTTGACGGTGGTCATAGTCTGCTTGTAATCCAATATTAGGGAGATTAAATCTGTATAACATTAAAACAGAAGTTAGGATACCCATATCACTGGCAggtgtattccgtctttgcatattacagagttacctcaaTTGTGGGTAGTtatccattatgacgtcactattttataatcaatttgtatttgttttcatactaaatctgactttctgattggcggATACTGTTTCTTCATATACTGTGAAGAAAAattccgagaatggcgcgaaaacccgacattatcatgacgtcacaatagagacgtcgacgttgcgtattcatttagaaaaaaaataatccattggaaaaccaatggaatcgtacgtttaaacgtattttatgctATCAcatagtctgaaaaattaattataagcattgatgtcactattttttataaatttcatagGGTTATATAAtacccctatgaagttaaaaaatagtgacattaatGCTTAAGTGAGATAAACTCACGTCGTTTTCCTCCGAAAAGTGTGACATTACGCTTGAAAcgcatgatgtcacaatcaatacctaccaacaagggcagataaccctGTAGTATGTGAAAGTATAATGTTTCATCACCGTTTATAAGTTTCTGTGGTTTTTCTTCAAACACAACATTTTTTGTcaatacattgtacttgtaaaTCAAACCCCAGCTGCTTAAATACAAGATAACTTCCTGTTGATCATGATTCTAAACACTGGTCGAATTTCAATCGACATAAGATGAAATCAAATCGTTTCACGAAGGAAGCAACTCAGAATCAGAATGCTTGCATATCGCATACTCTGTGGTATCTTGTTATGaatattattatgttatttaatattatgAATCGCCGCCAATCAAAAAACGAAGTGTTTCATGTTACTGAGGCCACTCTTGAAAAATTACTAAAaagacatcctcgatactccaggacttccgatcacttacgatctctacacccctg from Argopecten irradians isolate NY chromosome 5, Ai_NY, whole genome shotgun sequence includes:
- the LOC138324386 gene encoding TLC domain-containing protein 4-B-like, which codes for MVEEENWNSAKLDLQRIRKIFPVISTKISKSYINLTLQDKHNWNFRFVSCYHSVLVIVIWFYTLLYDEVVSNDPVWSDRPLIRMNYAVVTGFFIADLISLILDYKQTMTTVKYYIHHIASIVAGYYVFTYGLMSYFANLRLMAVFSTLFLNIWWMLDKANVDKSSTVYVLHRHMAIVTFMLTRVVAIPFHWYTAYTCIRSEDFAVLGNRLHMITLTYLPLDILNVHWGIGIIKSACKGSLSSSDKSENGISKTKAIGKKQ